The DNA region GGGGAGAAAATCGTGGATGAAGTTCGAATTTTTTATGGGCGTGAAGATCAGGATAGTCTATTGCAACATGCTGATACTGAACATAGAGAAGAGATATATGCTAATTATGCTAACGAAGCCACAAGCTCGAACCATGATTTAACTAGTCCACCTAAGGAAGAGTCTTCCTCGGATAAAGACTGCAGAAATGTCTCCGATGGTCTTTTGAGCATGCCTGATGCTGACCGTTGTCAGAATGAAGATTCACCAGTGGAAGAATCCGTAAttcataacaaaataaaatgttgTTTGGGCCTCGGTTCCAAGAGATATGTCAGAGAATTACACGACTCAGATGGGGAATCGAGTCCAGGTGGAAACTTTTCTGGGGAAATTCCTAGTTCCAGTGAGTTGGTTTATCAGGGGATCGATGAGTTGGCCCCAGAAGCTAAACGAGCAGGAAAAGATGATATGATGTATTTTGATCAAACCACACATAATGATCAATGTGACGATGTAGAATTTCCTGACCATGAAGATCTGGAGAATGGATGGCCACCTGTCAGTGCCCAACATAGGGAAGGGATATGCAATTATAATGTTAATCTAGAAAACAATGATGTTTCACTGGAGGAAGCCAGAAGCTCGAAACATGGTTTAGGTTGTGAACTTAAGGAAGATGATAAAGACAATACAAGATATCATGACGAACGTGTGGAAAGCAGTACTGAACTGTCCGAGGATAGAAGCATCTCCGATGACCTCTTGAGCTCGCCTGAAGTTAAATTTTTTGAGAATAAGGATACAGATGAATCCTTAAATCATGATAATAGCGAAGATTTGAAAAGGTCCAATACTGGATTACTCGATCTAGGTGAAGATGAGGAGAGTCTTTTGGATGGACTCAAGAAAGTAGGTCGATTTGAAGGTGGAGAATCCATTGGAGTGTGCCAAAAAAGTGACAAAATGGTGCACAATGTCCAGAACATTTCTGAGCATGAAGCTCAAGCTCAGGAGAATGGATTGTCAGCTATTAGTATTGAACATAGAGAAGGCATCACCAATAACCATGTTCATCTGGAACATGATGATGTCTCAAAAGAGGTTGCTGGGATTAACGAGCATGGTGAAGGGATCAACAATAACCATGTTCATCTTGAAAGCGATGATGTTTCAAAAGTGGCTGCTAGAGACCATGCTCATCTTGAAAACGATGATGTTTCAGGAGAGGTGGCTGGAAGCTTGAATCATGATTTAACCAGTCCACCTAAGAAAGAATTGTCATTGGATAAAGCCGACATTCGATTTCAAGATGGAACATGTGGAAAGCAGGATGGAATTTTCTGTGGTCAGATCAACTGCTGTCAGAATGAAGATCCACTAATGGAAGAATCCTCGAACAAAGACCGAGATAGAAATTCTTTGAACCCAGATTTCAAAAAGCATGACAACGGGTTGCATGAGTTAGATGGCGAATTGACCGGAGGTAGAAATATGTCTGCTGAAATTTGTAGTTCAACTGAATTAGTGTATCATGAGACTGAAGAATTGATTCCAGAAGTGACTGAACTCGCAGAAGAATGCAACAAAAGTAATTTGGATCAACCCGCCAAAGTAGAACCAGTTCAAGGCGAAAAATCTTTGCAGGTGTGTCCAGAAGGTGACAATATCCTTCACGAAGTTCAGAATTTTTCTGGGCATGAAGGAACAAGGCGTGCTGGAGTAGGTTCTTCTGCTGCTGAAATTGTTTCTCACGAAGATGGCAATGCATCACCCGTAGATGATGGCTTTGAGGGTATTCCTACATTTAATAGGGCAAACACCAATAATCTAAGTGTTGGTGATACTGTTGTTGCTTCTCAGGTTGTCTCAATGGAGACGCCATCCAATCTAACTTCTCTTGATGGCAAACATGGGGACCGTTCTCCAAGAAAAGGCTCCCGAAACTTTGGAAGTGCCAGCTCTGTGGAATTATTGGGAGATTCACTTCTCTCCGAAACTAGCCCTGAGCACAGAGTTAAACCTAAAGACACCACTAGTCCTGTAACAACCAGAGGTTATTATGCTTACGACGGTAGTGAATCTTCCAATGATGAAACCGATGGCCAGATCCCAGTATACGTTCCACATTCCTCCAGGAGAAAGGGCAAGGAAGTAGACTACAGCAGCACCACACTGAAAAGGGAAGGATTTGCGGCAAAGAATATGATGATGAGCAGTGAATCAGAGATGGAATACTGGGAACCAAGTCCATCAAACCAACATCATGTCATCACAGGCAGCCATGGAAATTCAGTTGAGTTCGCTGAAACCAAAAGTCGTATTCTCGCCAGTGGAAATACAATGAGATTGAATGACGGAGGAGGTTCATCACTGTTTCCATTGACTTCGAGAAATCTCCATGCCAACCAAAGATTGAGAGGCCCTTCAGTTTATAGGAACAATTTGCCGCCACTCCATCCAGGTTTTCATTCACCAGTTAAGACTTCTTACTCAGAACCTGATAAAATGGACTTGTTAAGAACAGTGTGTGAGCTGAAAGATCAGCTCAACAGGATACAGTTTCCCAAAATTTCAAGAGACGGAAGTTTTCCTGCCGAAGTCAGGAGGGAAACGTTTTCCCCATCACCCTTCTACTATGACCACTTAATACAAGGAAGAGAGAGATATGTGGATTTGAATCACCATGGAAATTATCAATGGTATGATCAGGGAAAAGGTCGGGTCGAACAATCAAATGTCTCAACACTTGCTCTTTCTGGGGAAGCTGCATATTACCGGCACCAAGTTAACTGCTCTTGTTTGCATTGCCGCACTCGAGACAGGCACTCCTCAGCACCGTTGCTTCCACATTCTTCACACTATAATGATCGCTCTGTGGCTCCTATTGGTCATAACTCCCATAATATTTCTAGTCCTTTGAGTTCCCAGAATTGCTCCGGCTATGAATGCTTGGTAACGGGCCTTGAAACAATGTCCGATAATCAGAGTCGTATTAGCAACGAATTGAGGAGGTTTTATTTGAGGGACAAATATCATGCTTCAAAGAGACATCTCCGTCCTGTCACCGGTGGATCCCCATTCGTTACATGTTATCATTGTTCAGAAACTTTGCAACTACCTGCAGACTTTCTAGTCTTCAGGAAAAGATATCATCAGCTCCGCTGCAATGCTTGTTCGAAGGTTTTGAAATTTTCACTTGTAGGAGGAAAGAATATAGTTCCATATCTTAGTCACGGTCTTGAAGCAGGTAATTCAAGTGATGTCACCAATGAGAGAAGTCTTATAGCGATGCCACATTCGAATTTATGCCAACATGGTGAACCTGTTTCATGTTCTGATGACCATGGGCGATCTTTCTGTAGAAGTTGCTCGACTGAAGGTGAGGCCTCAGTTTTCGTACCTTCCTCTGGCTTAGTCAAGAGAAATAGGTACAATAGGAAGATATCATCTGTGAGTTCTTACGAATCCATGGAAGATAGAAAAATGAAGTCCGCCATGAAGAATTCCATAGAAAAGATGAATAAGAACCCGGTAGAAACGTTCGAATCAGTTGGGACTTCCTCAAAGCAGCCAAAGTTTGTGAAACCATCCTCAGAAATCGAAGAGCTTCCACCATCACCGAATTCCCCTCTTCACCGGCTAATGGGATATTCATCAATAAGCCAAGTATTGAACAAAGGACCTGAAATGAATAGGCAAAGGTAACGTTCTTGTTCATTTCGAAAAACAACTCTTATTTTCTGGGATTTCTTGCTTCGGATATGGTAGATTCGATGCAAAGTACCACGTGAAGTACACTTGATATAGCATATAATTTGTCAGACATTTGCCATTAAGGTTTGAATACCATAGGATATAGACACAAGTGGTCATTTGAAGTCGCAAAGTGCAATCTTGTTCATTCAAGCAGTCTCTTCCATCTTTTTGTCTTCACAGGGTTTTATGCAGTTGATATACGAGTTCGTGAATTCCTATTATACATAGTGAATAAGTTTGAGCTTGATTATTGTTGTATTGTCTATAAACAAGtccttttttatataaatataatatttggtGTTAacagattattattattataaaagaCTTGGTGAGATATAGATCAACATTGAGTTACACTATACCATTGGagtttgaaatatatttatttattttattactatGGATCATGTTTTCTTAAACCAGTGTTTAAAATAAGCATGGAAAAGTGTGATTTTTTGgctaaaaaaattcatgtaaatcACCATGTTAATAGTCAGTTCACAAGACGTGGGGTGAATTCCATTGGCACACCTCATCCCATGACAATCAGTAGGTGTATCGGATCACTCGTGTACAACATCGGCTACAATATTATACTATAAAATAGCAAATCCACCGCCTCTCCTCAATATATAATAATCATGTAAGCCACATCTCACGCAAAAGAGAAAAAAGAGCTTCAAGAAAATGCGGAGGCATCTACTCCCACCACGTGGACCTCGATCTACACCTGACACGTGGCAAGAACCCATCTCATCCCCTAACCACCCCCCTCTTAGCCTTATATTAATGGCATGGGAATCCTTGGGAACTCAGAACTAAAGCAACAATGGAGGCCACAATAAGTTACCAATCCATAATCAGATTTCTCCACCCTATATCATCCATCCCACCAACGAAATCCCACCAAATCTGTCCGAAACAAAGGATTCCAGGAAATGGGCAGCTTGTGTCAAGAATG from Primulina tabacum isolate GXHZ01 chromosome 14, ASM2559414v2, whole genome shotgun sequence includes:
- the LOC142523610 gene encoding uncharacterized protein LOC142523610, giving the protein MTPPSSMKIRLVRCPRCRQVLAELPDISLYRCGGCGTTLQAKHRKMESNRATNSVATIQRDSFEKEEEARSSNLDFPSPTKEVSSPDKDDVVFEDEGVESSSEQSEYRSAYNGLCSSPEFSCDTGECSLRYDSEIHDNKLHDSDEDSSEGGNFSGEIPISMEACERVKEHDNIYLDRSIEVDKFDVEQSLKVWQGGEKIVDEVRIFYGREDQDSLLQHADTEHREEIYANYANEATSSNHDLTSPPKEESSSDKDCRNVSDGLLSMPDADRCQNEDSPVEESVIHNKIKCCLGLGSKRYVRELHDSDGESSPGGNFSGEIPSSSELVYQGIDELAPEAKRAGKDDMMYFDQTTHNDQCDDVEFPDHEDLENGWPPVSAQHREGICNYNVNLENNDVSLEEARSSKHGLGCELKEDDKDNTRYHDERVESSTELSEDRSISDDLLSSPEVKFFENKDTDESLNHDNSEDLKRSNTGLLDLGEDEESLLDGLKKVGRFEGGESIGVCQKSDKMVHNVQNISEHEAQAQENGLSAISIEHREGITNNHVHLEHDDVSKEVAGINEHGEGINNNHVHLESDDVSKVAARDHAHLENDDVSGEVAGSLNHDLTSPPKKELSLDKADIRFQDGTCGKQDGIFCGQINCCQNEDPLMEESSNKDRDRNSLNPDFKKHDNGLHELDGELTGGRNMSAEICSSTELVYHETEELIPEVTELAEECNKSNLDQPAKVEPVQGEKSLQVCPEGDNILHEVQNFSGHEGTRRAGVGSSAAEIVSHEDGNASPVDDGFEGIPTFNRANTNNLSVGDTVVASQVVSMETPSNLTSLDGKHGDRSPRKGSRNFGSASSVELLGDSLLSETSPEHRVKPKDTTSPVTTRGYYAYDGSESSNDETDGQIPVYVPHSSRRKGKEVDYSSTTLKREGFAAKNMMMSSESEMEYWEPSPSNQHHVITGSHGNSVEFAETKSRILASGNTMRLNDGGGSSLFPLTSRNLHANQRLRGPSVYRNNLPPLHPGFHSPVKTSYSEPDKMDLLRTVCELKDQLNRIQFPKISRDGSFPAEVRRETFSPSPFYYDHLIQGRERYVDLNHHGNYQWYDQGKGRVEQSNVSTLALSGEAAYYRHQVNCSCLHCRTRDRHSSAPLLPHSSHYNDRSVAPIGHNSHNISSPLSSQNCSGYECLVTGLETMSDNQSRISNELRRFYLRDKYHASKRHLRPVTGGSPFVTCYHCSETLQLPADFLVFRKRYHQLRCNACSKVLKFSLVGGKNIVPYLSHGLEAGNSSDVTNERSLIAMPHSNLCQHGEPVSCSDDHGRSFCRSCSTEGEASVFVPSSGLVKRNRYNRKISSVSSYESMEDRKMKSAMKNSIEKMNKNPVETFESVGTSSKQPKFVKPSSEIEELPPSPNSPLHRLMGYSSISQVLNKGPEMNRQR